A genome region from Cucumis sativus cultivar 9930 chromosome 4, Cucumber_9930_V3, whole genome shotgun sequence includes the following:
- the LOC101218150 gene encoding protein P21 isoform X1, which yields MFLFCSKHHIIISISISISISISVMIRNNLIEAQVMEMDPNFDQSLLPFGSVANTGVGFIKSCGSIPQDSFLTFTVLNNCPYTVWAAANPGGGRRLDTNHTWLLKLPSRTTGRIWGRNNCKFDNSGHGICETGDCGGKLECQTYGSPPNTLAEFSLNQINNLDLFDISLVDGFNIAMEFKPMSKGCSKVVGCTADINGQCPQALKAAGGCNNPCQVFKTDKYCCFADRDNCGPTDYSKFFKDRCPHAYSYPTDDATSTYTCPSTAATGYQATKFCKRFGISISYYRFHLRL from the exons ATGTTCTTGTTTTGCTCCAAACATCACATtatcatttccatttccatttccatttccatttctatTTCTGTTATGATAAGAAATAACTTAATTGAAGCTCAAGTAATGGAAATGGATCCTAATTTCGACCAATCCCTTCTCCCCTTCGGCTCAGTGGCGAATACCGGTGTTGGTTTCATCAAAAGCTGTGGTTCAATTCCACAAGACAGTTTCTTAACTTTCACTGTGCTCAATAACTGCCCCTACACAGTATGGGCTGCAGCTAACCCCGGCGGTGGACGACGTCTTGACACAAACCACACTTGGCTCTTAAAATTACCCTCCCGCACAACAGGAAGAATCTGGGGCAGAAACAATTGCAAGTTTGACAATTCAGGGCATGGAATTTGCGAAACTGGCGATTGCGGCGGCAAACTTGAATGCCAAACCTACGGCTCACCACCCAATACTTTGGCTGAATTTTCGTTAAACCAAATCAACAACTTGGATCTCTTTGACATATCTCTAGTGGACGGGTTCAATATAGCAATGGAATTCAAACCCATGTCTAAGGGATGCAGCAAGGTCGTAGGTTGCACCGCTGACATCAATGGGCAGTGCCCGCAGGCCTTGAAGGCTGCCGGTGGATGCAACAACCCCTGCCAAGTCTTCAAAACGGATAAGTATTGTTGCTTTGCTGATAGGGACAATTGCGGGCCTACAGATTATTCCAAGTTTTTCAAAGATAGGTGTCCTCATGCTTATAGTTACCCAACGGATGACGCAACCAGCACATATACCTGTCCCTCCACTGCTGCCACTGGCTACCAG GCAACCAAGTTTTGCAAGCGATTTGGGATTTCCATTTCCTACTATAGGTTTCATCTAAGGCTGTAA
- the LOC101218150 gene encoding protein P21 isoform X2, whose product MFLFCSKHHIIISISISISISISVMIRNNLIEAQVMEMDPNFDQSLLPFGSVANTGVGFIKSCGSIPQDSFLTFTVLNNCPYTVWAAANPGGGRRLDTNHTWLLKLPSRTTGRIWGRNNCKFDNSGHGICETGDCGGKLECQTYGSPPNTLAEFSLNQINNLDLFDISLVDGFNIAMEFKPMSKGCSKVVGCTADINGQCPQALKAAGGCNNPCQVFKTDKYCCFADRDNCGPTDYSKFFKDRCPHAYSYPTDDATSTYTCPSTAATGYQVLFCPT is encoded by the coding sequence ATGTTCTTGTTTTGCTCCAAACATCACATtatcatttccatttccatttccatttccatttctatTTCTGTTATGATAAGAAATAACTTAATTGAAGCTCAAGTAATGGAAATGGATCCTAATTTCGACCAATCCCTTCTCCCCTTCGGCTCAGTGGCGAATACCGGTGTTGGTTTCATCAAAAGCTGTGGTTCAATTCCACAAGACAGTTTCTTAACTTTCACTGTGCTCAATAACTGCCCCTACACAGTATGGGCTGCAGCTAACCCCGGCGGTGGACGACGTCTTGACACAAACCACACTTGGCTCTTAAAATTACCCTCCCGCACAACAGGAAGAATCTGGGGCAGAAACAATTGCAAGTTTGACAATTCAGGGCATGGAATTTGCGAAACTGGCGATTGCGGCGGCAAACTTGAATGCCAAACCTACGGCTCACCACCCAATACTTTGGCTGAATTTTCGTTAAACCAAATCAACAACTTGGATCTCTTTGACATATCTCTAGTGGACGGGTTCAATATAGCAATGGAATTCAAACCCATGTCTAAGGGATGCAGCAAGGTCGTAGGTTGCACCGCTGACATCAATGGGCAGTGCCCGCAGGCCTTGAAGGCTGCCGGTGGATGCAACAACCCCTGCCAAGTCTTCAAAACGGATAAGTATTGTTGCTTTGCTGATAGGGACAATTGCGGGCCTACAGATTATTCCAAGTTTTTCAAAGATAGGTGTCCTCATGCTTATAGTTACCCAACGGATGACGCAACCAGCACATATACCTGTCCCTCCACTGCTGCCACTGGCTACCAGGTCCTTTTCTGCCCTACTTAG